One window of the Runella slithyformis DSM 19594 genome contains the following:
- a CDS encoding YicC/YloC family endoribonuclease, protein MLKSMTGYGKATFESDTISVTAEVKSLNSKFLDIYCRIPRNYSEREIEIRNLITQALERGKVEFNLTVTPVGQGGSGTVVNRALVKAYYCDLHQTAEELGFAPVPTDVLRMALMMPNTYLTDATTEDQQVADLALIQKTVHEALKKCTEFRMQEGLSLNKVFNESIQKITTLLADIEELDKLRIPGVRERLRKNVRDLLGDESFDQNRFEQELVYYVEKFDISEEKVRLKNHLTYFIETLQSKESNGKKLNFIAQEIGREVNTIGSKANDSSIQHLVVQMKDELEKIKEQTANII, encoded by the coding sequence ATGCTGAAATCAATGACCGGCTATGGAAAGGCCACCTTCGAATCAGACACCATCTCGGTCACTGCCGAAGTAAAATCCCTCAATTCCAAATTCTTAGATATTTATTGCCGGATTCCTCGTAATTATTCCGAGCGTGAAATTGAGATCCGTAACCTCATTACCCAGGCCCTCGAACGCGGAAAAGTGGAGTTTAATCTCACCGTCACCCCCGTCGGACAGGGAGGATCGGGCACCGTCGTCAACCGGGCGTTGGTGAAAGCCTATTACTGCGACCTGCACCAAACCGCCGAAGAGCTGGGATTTGCGCCTGTACCCACCGATGTGCTGCGCATGGCACTCATGATGCCCAATACCTATCTGACAGATGCCACGACCGAAGACCAACAAGTGGCCGATCTGGCACTGATTCAGAAAACGGTGCACGAAGCCCTCAAAAAATGCACGGAATTCCGGATGCAGGAAGGCCTATCGCTCAACAAGGTCTTTAATGAATCCATTCAGAAAATAACGACCCTCCTGGCTGACATTGAAGAACTGGATAAACTTCGGATTCCGGGGGTGCGCGAACGGCTCCGCAAAAACGTCCGGGACCTGCTGGGCGATGAATCTTTTGACCAAAACCGCTTTGAGCAGGAATTGGTGTATTACGTCGAAAAATTTGACATCTCGGAAGAAAAAGTTCGTCTTAAAAATCACCTGACGTACTTCATCGAAACCCTGCAAAGTAAAGAGAGCAACGGCAAGAAACTCAACTTTATCGCTCAGGAAATTGGCCGCGAAGTCAATACCATCGGCTCCAAAGCCAACGATTCGTCCATTCAACACCTCGTGGTGCAGATGAAAGACGAACTGGAAAAGATCAAGGAACAAACGGCGAATATTATTTAA
- a CDS encoding 3-hydroxyacyl-CoA dehydrogenase family protein — MNPSSLSVGVVGLGLMGCSITTCLLLAGHRVVAVAPLPMDVPTAHPRIHEHLRKSQEEGLTGQPPEYFFESLLVTEDYEALADCQLVIECTLEDLTIKKSVYEKIEAVVSTEAVITSNTSAIPISILQKEVQHPERFLGLHWAEPSHTTRFLEVICGDLSDVAKGEWLYKLSHGWGKEPTLVRKDIRGFITNRLMYALYREAFHLVENGYATVEDVDRACRNNAGYWMTLAGPFRWMDLTGVPAYHTVMKDLFPTLSTGTDVPALIDDIVKAGGKGVANAHGFYPYTEEEAKLWRETFEAFSYEIRELALRYPADVVKKKLKTK; from the coding sequence ATGAACCCTTCCTCTTTGTCAGTAGGAGTCGTTGGTCTCGGCCTGATGGGCTGCAGCATCACCACCTGTCTGTTACTTGCCGGGCACCGTGTGGTGGCCGTGGCACCGCTGCCAATGGATGTGCCTACGGCGCACCCGCGCATCCACGAACACCTGCGTAAATCGCAGGAAGAAGGATTGACGGGGCAACCACCCGAATATTTTTTTGAATCATTACTGGTAACCGAAGATTACGAGGCATTAGCTGATTGTCAATTGGTAATCGAATGTACGTTGGAAGACCTGACCATTAAGAAATCCGTCTACGAAAAAATTGAGGCGGTGGTATCGACGGAGGCCGTGATCACGAGCAATACATCCGCCATTCCCATCAGTATATTACAAAAAGAAGTGCAGCACCCGGAGCGCTTTTTAGGACTGCACTGGGCGGAGCCTTCCCATACAACTCGGTTTTTGGAAGTGATTTGCGGAGACCTGAGCGACGTAGCCAAGGGCGAATGGCTGTATAAACTTTCGCACGGCTGGGGCAAAGAACCCACCTTGGTTCGGAAAGACATTCGGGGCTTCATTACCAACCGGCTCATGTACGCCCTGTACCGTGAAGCCTTTCACTTGGTGGAAAACGGCTACGCTACCGTAGAAGATGTAGACCGCGCTTGCCGCAACAATGCCGGGTACTGGATGACGCTGGCGGGGCCGTTTCGGTGGATGGACCTGACGGGCGTACCGGCCTATCATACCGTGATGAAAGACCTTTTTCCGACGCTGAGTACCGGCACCGATGTACCCGCGTTGATTGATGATATTGTCAAAGCGGGAGGAAAAGGCGTGGCCAATGCGCATGGTTTTTACCCCTATACTGAAGAGGAAGCAAAACTGTGGCGGGAAACCTTTGAGGCGTTCAGCTACGAAATCCGTGAACTGGCCCTGAGATATCCCGCCGATGTGGTGAAAAAGAAATTGAAAACGAAGTGA
- a CDS encoding PAS domain S-box protein, with protein METPFIIEPNPFIEQLNLFGLTVFPNGAIRYANAYTTRMLGWSPEDLHRFNFFDDLLANDQRDEIQAFLRESLERGKLAEFREIPLIAKNKNVRRVQVNSLIIHRKSDEIVDFTLIGEDATNKLRVTTALNKSNAQLQDLIDNTSDLIQLVSLDGRFLFVNRAWRERLGYEADELVSLSLKDVLWPDAANATLQLLKRVEEGEKVPDFETVFWSKQRKKIYLTGSVTCRYENDKPTAFRCILHDATSRVRAERSQSLYYSIANWMIKTQDLDEFYGRVHEELGKVIDARNFFIALYDPTKSYMYFPYYVDEYFKENVRFTKRKIGNGLTEYAIRANKPLFLYEGDIVELAEKQGLYMYGQIPKVLLCVPLRIGDRVTGIIGVKSYSNSNQYRPRNLEMLEFISGQVALAIARKQNEADLNRQTARLNAIFDSSAYLIWSVNKALQLTSFNKNYSTFLQQHLRTTPAINTTTERLGWQLMTTENRRLMEERYRQAFRGHPQGFEMKIETRNGEGDMWLEFSLNPIQPKEGIIEEVSGVARDITPRKLAELSMQQSEEKFRGIFVNLQDIYVRTDRTGKITMISPSVLKRTGYTIEQAMGTNVTDYFVDQGRIHAALVRLRRDKSLRNFEAELRIKDGTIRQFMFNMLLLRDEDGAPIVAALARDITELKRNQEELVKAKEEAERSLKVKERFLANMSHEIRTPMNGIIGMIDLLNETPLNPEQKDYILTMRRSSGTLLNILNDILDLSKIEAGKMALNEAPVALEEIFEKLTALFAQTARNKHNTLSFHFEENLPQFIIADQTRLLQILSNLTSNAIKFTENGSVKLKVSSVWTKGKFHKIKVEVQDSGIGISTENLNLLFNAFSQVDTSSRKTFGGTGLGLAISKELCRLMKGEIGVESNVDRGSTFWFTFETKETMISPIQQKADNQEIKFENFFSDYHPKLLLVDDNFVNRKVASEILKKSGCVVDTADSGKQAIQLVDEIFSSSGPYYDAIFMDIQMPDMDGIETTQRLRELFGTKLPTVVAMTAYSMKEDRERFLSQGMDDYVAKPIRAQVLIQKVKEIMDAGKTFHEGVAFQKKQKEIAQEVKLPIVDLEIVGQLRQLGGMELVSSIFEDFVAEATELVNEALAALTENNITVIKSNLHTLKGSAGTIGVSRVAEIARVGEGKLKTNDTSTLAEDLPKLEQEFKVFLREYQTILEEFTQK; from the coding sequence GTGGAAACCCCATTCATTATCGAACCCAATCCTTTTATTGAGCAGTTGAACCTCTTTGGCCTGACGGTATTTCCCAATGGGGCGATTCGTTATGCCAATGCCTATACGACCCGGATGCTTGGGTGGAGCCCGGAAGACCTGCACCGATTTAATTTTTTTGACGATCTGCTCGCCAATGACCAACGTGACGAAATACAGGCGTTTCTCCGTGAGTCGTTGGAACGGGGTAAATTGGCGGAATTTAGGGAGATTCCGTTAATTGCCAAAAATAAGAATGTTCGCAGAGTTCAGGTCAATTCATTGATCATCCATCGAAAATCGGACGAAATCGTTGATTTTACACTGATCGGTGAAGATGCCACCAACAAATTGAGGGTTACTACAGCCCTCAATAAATCCAATGCCCAATTGCAGGACCTGATCGACAATACGAGCGATTTGATTCAGTTGGTATCGCTGGACGGACGGTTTTTGTTTGTCAACCGGGCGTGGCGCGAACGTCTCGGCTATGAGGCCGATGAGCTGGTGTCGCTTTCGCTGAAAGATGTCCTCTGGCCCGATGCTGCCAATGCCACGCTGCAACTCCTGAAACGCGTGGAAGAGGGAGAAAAAGTGCCGGATTTTGAAACCGTTTTTTGGAGTAAACAACGTAAGAAAATATATCTGACGGGCAGCGTCACCTGTCGGTACGAAAACGATAAACCCACGGCTTTTCGCTGTATTCTGCACGACGCCACAAGCCGTGTACGAGCCGAGCGTTCGCAGAGTCTGTATTACAGCATTGCCAATTGGATGATCAAAACGCAGGATCTGGACGAATTTTACGGTCGGGTCCACGAAGAGTTAGGCAAGGTCATTGACGCCCGCAACTTCTTTATTGCGCTCTATGACCCGACCAAGAGCTACATGTATTTCCCTTATTATGTAGATGAATATTTTAAAGAGAACGTTCGTTTCACCAAACGCAAAATCGGTAACGGTCTGACAGAATACGCGATTCGGGCCAATAAACCCTTGTTCCTTTACGAAGGAGATATTGTAGAACTCGCCGAAAAACAGGGGCTTTATATGTACGGGCAGATACCGAAAGTACTGCTTTGTGTGCCGTTACGTATCGGTGACCGGGTCACGGGAATCATCGGGGTGAAATCGTACTCCAACTCCAATCAATATCGCCCCAGAAACCTCGAAATGCTGGAGTTTATCTCCGGGCAGGTGGCATTGGCGATTGCCCGTAAACAAAACGAGGCCGACCTCAACCGCCAAACGGCCCGTTTAAACGCCATTTTTGACAGCAGTGCGTACCTCATCTGGTCGGTAAATAAAGCATTGCAGCTGACCTCTTTTAACAAAAATTATTCAACTTTCTTACAACAGCATCTGCGCACCACTCCGGCGATCAATACCACGACTGAGCGCCTGGGCTGGCAACTGATGACCACCGAGAATCGTCGCCTAATGGAAGAGCGGTATCGGCAGGCATTTCGCGGTCATCCGCAGGGCTTTGAGATGAAGATCGAAACCCGCAACGGCGAAGGCGACATGTGGCTGGAATTCAGCCTGAACCCAATCCAACCCAAAGAAGGAATCATTGAGGAGGTGTCGGGGGTCGCGCGGGATATCACGCCCCGGAAGCTGGCCGAACTGTCGATGCAGCAAAGTGAGGAGAAGTTTCGCGGTATTTTTGTTAACCTTCAGGATATCTATGTTCGTACTGACCGTACGGGCAAAATTACGATGATAAGCCCTTCCGTATTGAAGCGCACCGGCTACACGATAGAGCAGGCTATGGGGACCAATGTCACAGATTATTTTGTAGATCAGGGCCGTATTCACGCGGCTTTGGTGCGTTTGCGCCGGGATAAAAGCCTCCGAAATTTTGAGGCCGAACTGCGCATCAAAGACGGTACCATTCGGCAGTTCATGTTTAATATGCTGCTCCTGCGCGACGAAGACGGTGCCCCCATTGTGGCGGCTTTGGCGCGGGATATCACGGAATTGAAACGCAATCAGGAAGAGCTCGTCAAAGCTAAAGAGGAAGCGGAGCGTTCGCTGAAAGTGAAAGAGCGCTTCCTGGCCAATATGAGCCACGAGATACGCACCCCGATGAACGGTATCATCGGGATGATTGACCTGCTGAACGAGACGCCGCTGAATCCCGAGCAGAAAGATTATATTCTGACCATGCGTCGGTCGTCGGGTACGCTGCTCAATATTTTGAACGATATTCTGGACCTTTCCAAAATCGAAGCGGGAAAAATGGCGCTCAACGAAGCCCCCGTGGCTTTGGAAGAGATCTTTGAAAAACTGACGGCGCTGTTTGCCCAAACGGCTCGCAATAAGCACAATACCCTCAGTTTTCATTTTGAAGAAAACCTGCCGCAATTCATCATTGCCGACCAAACCCGTTTGTTACAGATACTTTCCAATCTGACTTCCAACGCCATTAAGTTTACGGAAAACGGCTCGGTGAAACTGAAGGTGTCATCGGTCTGGACCAAAGGTAAATTCCATAAAATCAAGGTCGAAGTACAGGATTCGGGCATCGGTATCTCCACCGAAAACCTAAACCTCCTGTTCAATGCGTTCAGTCAGGTGGATACTTCCTCGCGTAAAACCTTCGGCGGTACGGGGTTGGGGTTGGCTATCTCGAAAGAATTGTGCCGATTGATGAAAGGAGAGATCGGGGTGGAGTCGAATGTTGATCGGGGCAGTACGTTTTGGTTTACATTCGAGACCAAAGAAACGATGATCAGTCCAATCCAGCAAAAAGCTGATAATCAGGAAATAAAGTTTGAGAATTTCTTCAGTGATTACCACCCAAAACTGCTGTTGGTGGATGATAACTTCGTGAACCGTAAAGTGGCCAGTGAGATACTGAAAAAATCGGGTTGTGTGGTGGATACCGCCGACAGCGGCAAACAGGCAATCCAATTGGTGGATGAAATTTTCTCTTCATCGGGTCCGTACTACGACGCTATATTTATGGATATCCAAATGCCCGATATGGACGGCATTGAAACCACCCAACGCCTGCGTGAGCTGTTTGGTACTAAACTGCCCACGGTCGTGGCGATGACGGCCTATTCGATGAAAGAAGACCGGGAGCGCTTCCTGAGTCAGGGCATGGATGACTACGTGGCGAAGCCGATTCGAGCGCAGGTGTTGATCCAAAAGGTAAAAGAGATCATGGATGCGGGCAAAACCTTCCACGAAGGCGTGGCTTTTCAGAAGAAGCAAAAAGAAATTGCGCAGGAGGTTAAATTACCTATTGTTGACTTAGAAATTGTCGGACAGTTGCGCCAATTGGGCGGAATGGAGCTGGTGAGTTCGATCTTTGAAGACTTTGTTGCCGAGGCAACCGAGTTGGTGAATGAAGCGCTGGCGGCGTTGACGGAAAATAACATTACGGTCATCAAAAGTAACCTGCACACCCTCAAAGGAAGTGCCGGCACCATCGGCGTATCACGCGTCGCTGAAATTGCGCGGGTAGGTGAAGGAAAGCTGAAAACCAACGATACAAGCACATTGGCCGAAGACTTACCCAAACTGGAGCAGGAATTCAAGGTGTTTTTAAGGGAATACCAAACGATTTTGGAAGAATTTACGCAGAAATAA
- the rsmA gene encoding 16S rRNA (adenine(1518)-N(6)/adenine(1519)-N(6))-dimethyltransferase RsmA gives MACPESMKVRPKKHLGQHFLRDLDASKRIADLLSGHENYDTVLEIGPGMGVLTQFILPKSEYSTYVIEIDRESVAYLKVNFPTLEGRIIEGDFLRMDLKAWIESVSPRPSFAIIGNYPYNISSQILFKALEYKDFVPEIVGMFQKEVAMRIASPPGKKDYGILSVLLQAYYDIEYSFSVPPEAFDPPPKVTSGVIRLRRNTVTQLECDEKKFVQVVKAGFNQRRKTLRNALKPMGIQFDHPLLDKRAEQLGVAEFVLLTNLVTAPAPVVE, from the coding sequence ATGGCTTGCCCCGAAAGCATGAAAGTAAGACCCAAAAAACATTTAGGACAGCATTTTTTGCGTGACTTAGACGCTTCAAAGCGCATCGCCGATCTGCTGTCCGGTCACGAAAACTACGATACCGTCCTGGAAATCGGCCCCGGCATGGGCGTACTGACGCAGTTTATTTTGCCAAAATCGGAGTATAGCACTTACGTCATCGAGATCGACCGTGAGTCGGTCGCGTACCTGAAAGTCAACTTCCCAACCCTCGAAGGCCGCATTATCGAGGGCGACTTCCTGCGCATGGACCTGAAAGCATGGATCGAATCCGTTTCGCCGCGTCCGTCTTTTGCCATCATCGGCAATTACCCTTACAACATTTCGTCGCAGATCCTGTTTAAAGCCTTAGAATACAAAGATTTTGTGCCCGAGATCGTGGGCATGTTTCAGAAAGAAGTAGCAATGCGCATTGCTTCGCCGCCCGGCAAAAAGGACTACGGCATTCTGAGCGTATTGTTACAGGCTTATTATGACATTGAGTACTCCTTTTCAGTACCCCCGGAAGCGTTCGATCCGCCGCCTAAGGTCACTTCGGGGGTCATTCGCCTGAGGCGGAATACCGTTACGCAATTGGAGTGTGATGAGAAGAAATTCGTTCAGGTAGTAAAGGCAGGCTTCAACCAACGACGCAAAACGCTGCGAAACGCCCTCAAACCCATGGGTATTCAGTTCGACCACCCGCTGTTGGACAAACGGGCCGAGCAATTGGGGGTGGCAGAATTTGTGCTTTTAACCAACTTAGTCACTGCCCCTGCACCAGTGGTTGAGTAG
- the mgtE gene encoding magnesium transporter, with protein sequence MTFELTKEYLEEIEKAVAARDEEQLRTAMEELYPADISSILYELDTEPAHYLFSLLDTEIGAEILANIDEDDRRRFLEDFTSVEIARYIEVFDSDDAVDLLKEQPIQIREEVIGLLQDREQARFIIDLLPYDEDVAGGLMQKELVKANVNWTVNECIEEIRKQAEDVEKVYAVYVVDDDQTLLGLISLKNLVLARKNTKIGNMYDEDIHYVETFRPVEEVTEIMQRYDLEAIPVVNVQKRLLGRITIDDILDVVTEKAEEDIQAISGITGEVEEDDSLWDQVKARLPWLIVGVIGSLMAATVIRFFEGELTKIAALAMFIPIMGSTGGNVGIQTASLIVQALADKTGLEISWKERLLKIVAIASLNGVIIGVLAGVYVLIFSETQLFWVVSLSLLAVVLLASFMGTVTPLVLNRFGINPAVASGPFITTANDLVGIGTYFLIAHFLLKI encoded by the coding sequence ATGACGTTCGAGTTGACCAAAGAATACCTGGAGGAAATTGAAAAGGCCGTTGCTGCACGGGATGAAGAGCAATTGCGCACGGCCATGGAAGAATTGTACCCGGCCGACATCAGCAGTATTTTGTACGAGCTTGATACCGAGCCGGCACATTATCTGTTCAGTTTGTTGGATACCGAAATAGGAGCTGAAATTCTGGCCAACATTGACGAAGACGACCGACGTCGTTTTTTGGAGGATTTTACCTCGGTCGAAATTGCCCGTTACATTGAAGTGTTTGACTCCGACGACGCCGTAGACCTGCTCAAAGAGCAACCCATTCAAATTCGCGAGGAGGTCATCGGCCTGTTACAGGACCGCGAACAGGCGCGTTTTATCATTGACCTGCTCCCCTACGACGAAGACGTAGCGGGCGGATTGATGCAGAAAGAATTGGTCAAAGCCAACGTCAATTGGACCGTTAACGAGTGCATTGAAGAAATTCGCAAACAGGCCGAAGACGTTGAAAAGGTATACGCCGTTTATGTGGTCGACGACGATCAGACCCTGCTGGGGCTGATCTCCCTCAAAAACCTGGTCCTGGCCCGCAAAAATACCAAGATCGGCAATATGTACGACGAGGACATCCACTACGTCGAAACCTTCCGCCCGGTCGAAGAAGTCACCGAAATCATGCAGCGCTATGACCTGGAAGCCATTCCGGTAGTCAACGTACAAAAACGCCTGCTCGGACGCATTACGATCGACGATATTTTGGACGTAGTGACCGAAAAAGCCGAGGAAGACATTCAGGCCATTTCGGGTATCACGGGCGAGGTCGAAGAAGACGACAGCCTGTGGGATCAGGTCAAGGCGCGTTTGCCGTGGCTCATCGTGGGCGTCATCGGCAGTTTGATGGCCGCCACGGTCATCCGGTTCTTTGAAGGAGAGTTGACCAAGATCGCCGCTTTGGCCATGTTCATCCCCATCATGGGCTCGACGGGCGGCAACGTAGGCATTCAGACCGCTTCGCTCATCGTACAGGCCCTGGCCGACAAAACGGGTTTGGAGATCAGTTGGAAAGAACGTTTACTCAAGATCGTCGCCATTGCTTCGCTCAATGGCGTGATCATCGGCGTGTTGGCAGGCGTATACGTGCTCATTTTCAGCGAAACCCAGCTCTTCTGGGTGGTGAGTTTATCATTACTCGCCGTGGTGCTGCTGGCTTCCTTTATGGGCACCGTCACACCGCTCGTTCTCAATCGCTTCGGTATCAACCCTGCCGTAGCTTCGGGCCCTTTCATCACTACAGCCAACGACTTGGTGGGCATTGGTACGTACTTTTTGATTGCCCATTTTTTGTTGAAGATATGA
- a CDS encoding DNA cytosine methyltransferase, with protein sequence MEYWEEINEKLRPWVDSKLNKTVVDLFAGCGGLSLGFEANGFKTIGYEMDTNACETYNQNLLGACINEKLTPESMYPKADIVIGGPPCQPFSVGGKQLGLKDSRDGFPIFLSAIRQLNPEILLFENVRGMLYKNKWYLKEVIEELEKLGYYINYALLNAVNYEVPQNRERVIVIGSKNKINLPTKANRIVTAGQALGELAFQFDEGSKFFTESMDRYVANYEKASKCINPRDLYLDRPARTLTCRNLAGATGDMHRVRLSDGRRRRITVREAARLQSFPDWFEFSGTETNQYNQIGNAVAPYFAYHLAQNIKNHLMRKTGNQYQYTENQQLQLF encoded by the coding sequence ATGGAATATTGGGAAGAAATAAATGAGAAGTTAAGGCCGTGGGTTGATTCGAAGTTGAACAAAACGGTAGTTGACCTTTTTGCCGGCTGTGGCGGGCTTTCACTTGGCTTTGAAGCCAATGGCTTTAAAACCATTGGTTATGAGATGGATACAAATGCCTGTGAGACCTATAATCAAAATTTACTGGGAGCCTGTATCAACGAAAAACTGACCCCAGAATCTATGTACCCCAAAGCGGATATCGTCATAGGCGGCCCACCCTGTCAACCGTTCAGTGTTGGCGGGAAGCAGCTTGGTCTCAAAGATTCAAGAGATGGTTTCCCTATTTTCTTATCCGCCATTCGGCAATTAAACCCTGAAATACTCTTATTTGAAAATGTGCGGGGAATGCTGTATAAAAATAAATGGTACCTAAAAGAAGTGATTGAAGAACTGGAAAAATTAGGGTATTACATTAATTATGCTTTGCTCAACGCTGTAAACTACGAAGTACCCCAAAATCGGGAACGAGTTATCGTCATTGGCTCTAAAAACAAAATCAACTTACCAACCAAAGCAAATCGTATAGTCACCGCAGGACAGGCATTAGGTGAGCTTGCTTTCCAATTTGATGAGGGCTCAAAATTTTTCACCGAATCCATGGATAGGTACGTTGCCAACTACGAAAAAGCCTCCAAATGTATCAATCCGCGAGATTTATATTTAGACCGCCCTGCCCGAACGCTGACGTGTAGAAATTTAGCAGGAGCCACCGGAGATATGCACCGAGTAAGATTAAGCGATGGAAGAAGAAGAAGAATTACGGTAAGGGAAGCGGCAAGGTTGCAAAGTTTCCCGGATTGGTTTGAATTTTCAGGAACTGAAACCAATCAATACAATCAAATTGGTAATGCCGTTGCGCCTTATTTTGCCTATCATTTGGCGCAAAACATTAAAAATCATCTGATGAGAAAAACAGGCAACCAATACCAGTACACTGAAAATCAACAACTCCAATTATTTTAA
- a CDS encoding BsuBI/PstI family type II restriction endonuclease, with the protein MKPYISPEESKTFKEKPIEIQELINTALYILDCFGIPLEATPRRLERTAIAFLASSNIKKIADIKNAKDLNSGYSLKTREIITFVNEHFNETISPGSYDDIRRKDLKLLTIAEVVLQSSPNSATNDSTRGYSLNPTYGELVRSFGSPNWEQTVAERLKDIEPLSQKLKRERTISKVDVTLPSGGHLSCSIGEHNDLQKAIIEEFLPRYGHGAEVLYVGDTSDKYLYLEKEKLEQLRFFEISHEELPDVIAYSKKKNWLYLIEAVHSSGPINEIRLLQLQKLTKDCTADIVYITAFLNRQKFRQFMTEIAWETEVWTADNPDHLVHFNGDKFLGPYSK; encoded by the coding sequence ATGAAACCATATATCAGTCCCGAGGAATCAAAAACATTCAAAGAAAAACCAATTGAAATTCAGGAACTGATTAACACAGCACTTTACATTCTTGATTGTTTCGGAATACCCTTAGAAGCAACTCCCCGAAGATTAGAAAGAACAGCAATTGCCTTCTTGGCAAGCAGTAATATTAAGAAGATTGCAGATATTAAAAATGCAAAAGACCTGAACAGTGGCTATTCGCTGAAAACAAGGGAGATAATCACTTTTGTGAACGAGCATTTTAATGAAACCATCAGTCCGGGTTCTTATGATGACATAAGAAGAAAAGATTTGAAACTATTGACAATTGCAGAAGTCGTTTTGCAATCAAGTCCAAATTCTGCGACGAATGATTCGACTCGCGGTTATTCTTTAAATCCTACGTATGGTGAACTTGTCAGAAGTTTTGGATCTCCGAATTGGGAGCAAACTGTTGCTGAAAGGCTAAAAGATATTGAACCGCTTAGTCAAAAACTGAAAAGAGAAAGGACAATTTCAAAAGTAGACGTTACTCTTCCATCAGGTGGGCATCTTTCATGTTCTATTGGGGAGCATAATGATTTACAAAAAGCTATTATAGAGGAGTTTTTGCCGAGATATGGACATGGTGCAGAAGTTCTTTATGTTGGCGACACTTCGGATAAATACTTGTATTTGGAAAAAGAAAAACTGGAACAGTTAAGATTTTTTGAAATTTCGCATGAAGAATTACCTGACGTAATCGCCTATTCCAAGAAAAAAAATTGGTTATATTTAATTGAGGCCGTTCACTCTTCAGGACCCATCAATGAAATTCGTCTCCTACAGCTACAAAAGCTGACAAAAGACTGTACAGCCGACATAGTTTATATAACGGCTTTTTTAAACCGACAAAAATTTCGTCAGTTTATGACTGAAATAGCCTGGGAAACAGAGGTTTGGACCGCGGATAATCCTGACCATCTGGTTCACTTCAACGGAGATAAATTCCTCGGGCCATACAGTAAGTAA
- a CDS encoding NmrA family NAD(P)-binding protein, producing the protein MKNIIAVAGATGNLGSQICQALVAKGAEVRAIVRPESDPEKIQQLERLGVRVLKVNMLSAEEISRAFWGASCVVSALAGLRDVIIDTQKIVLDAAVAAGVPRFIPSDYSLDFTKFSPGENRNLDLRREFHAYLDAQPIAATTIFNGAFAELLTDQMPLILFKQKWILYWGNADHRLGFTTIPNTAEFTANAALDPATPRFLSVAGDQVSPRELKTIVSELTGEKFSLFRPGGLGLLSVLIKIARRVAPGKNDLYPAWQGMQYMRNMGDKRATLTKTDNNRYPHMHWTTVKELIAAHYAHSTNP; encoded by the coding sequence ATGAAGAATATCATCGCAGTGGCAGGAGCCACGGGCAACCTCGGAAGCCAAATATGCCAAGCCTTAGTGGCAAAAGGAGCGGAGGTGCGGGCCATTGTCCGCCCGGAAAGTGACCCGGAAAAGATACAACAGCTCGAACGTTTAGGGGTCCGGGTCCTGAAGGTCAATATGCTCAGCGCAGAAGAAATCTCCCGGGCTTTTTGGGGCGCGTCCTGCGTGGTATCGGCGCTGGCGGGCTTACGGGATGTCATCATTGACACCCAAAAGATCGTGTTGGATGCGGCCGTGGCGGCGGGAGTTCCGCGCTTTATCCCTTCCGATTATTCGTTGGATTTTACGAAATTTTCGCCCGGCGAAAACCGAAACCTGGACCTCCGTCGAGAATTTCATGCCTATTTGGACGCGCAGCCCATTGCCGCCACCACCATTTTCAACGGTGCCTTTGCCGAGTTGTTGACCGATCAGATGCCTCTCATTCTTTTTAAACAAAAATGGATTTTGTATTGGGGCAACGCCGACCACCGCCTAGGCTTTACCACCATCCCGAATACGGCCGAATTTACCGCTAACGCGGCGCTTGATCCTGCCACTCCCCGCTTTTTGAGCGTTGCCGGCGACCAAGTGAGCCCTCGGGAACTTAAAACGATTGTATCAGAATTGACAGGTGAAAAATTCTCTCTTTTTCGGCCCGGAGGATTGGGATTGTTGAGCGTGTTGATAAAAATAGCGCGTAGGGTGGCCCCGGGCAAAAACGACCTGTATCCCGCCTGGCAGGGAATGCAGTACATGCGTAATATGGGTGATAAACGGGCCACGCTGACCAAAACCGACAATAATCGCTACCCACATATGCACTGGACCACCGTCAAAGAACTGATCGCGGCGCATTATGCTCATTCCACCAACCCCTAA